The genomic window CGGTGCTGCCGAATCGCCTCGAGGGCTTCCATGCCGTTGCCGGCCAGGATCAGTTCCACGCCCTCGTCGGCAAGCTCCTGGAGCGTCTCTTCGAGCATCTCTCGTACCCGGGCGTCGTCATCTGCGATCAGGATCTTTGCCATTCCTTCATCCTCCTTCTTTCCGGACACCCTCGAAAGCCCTACCGGACCGTGGGGCTGCGGGGGAATGCCCGGCGGATTCCTTCGCTCCCGAGTCGACGGGGCCGCTCTCGATCGGTGGAGCCGCCACGCCCCTTGAATACCGGGTTGAGGGGCAACGTGCGGCGAGAGGCGATCGAAGGTGGAGGGGGCTCCCTGTCGGCACGGGGAAAGAGCTTGCGCCAATGTGCGGCCTCACTTGAGAAACCGGCCGTCATATCAATACAAACATTACCACAGGATCGGATCGAGTTGGAGGCAAACTTCCGGTTTCGGCGGGGGTGAGCGTTGAACACGGCCGGGAAAAGAGCAAGAGCCCGGCGAAGGGGGCCTATGCGTTCCAGAGGGGTTCCCGGCCTACTCGCCCCGCTTTGGGGGCGGCCACCACGTATGTGCCCAGCATCATGTCGTGGAGGGACTGCCCCATGGGCCCACCGAAAAGAAAGAGATAGACGTCGAAAAGACAGATTCCCAGGAAAGCGGCCGTCAAGGTGGCGTCGATCGTCGAGGCGCCCGTTTTGGGAGGGAGCGCCAGGACGGCCAGGCACGCAGGCAGGGCCGTGAACATGAACCTGACGACGGAGCGAAAGAAGGAAAGCGGAAGGCCCTCTTCGTCGAGCACCTGGATCCCGGTGATGTATTTTCCGAAGGTCTGTCCCTTTCCCGGAGAGCTCTGAAGGATGCCGAAATACAGCATTGCAAGCGCTCCAAAGAGCCCGAGCGCCGGCAGTCCGGGGATTTGAAACGATGCGGGCAGCACGATGGTCATCGCGAAGGTGGCGCCTGCGACCAGGCCCATATCCAGTGCAAAGGCGACGATGCGCCTCCACGCGGAACCGGCTTTCCCCAGGTCGCTCCGGATGGGCCTTTTCGGCGCGGGAACACGCCTTTTCGCGCGTTGAGGGGGAATCGGCCTGTCCCTGCCGCCTGCGCGAAACGGTTTGTTCATGTTGCCTGCCGGAGCCGGTTTGTCCCCGCCATGCGCGGAAAGATGCTTATCTCGGACAGGCGCCGGGAGGGGCCTGTCCGCGTCGGGCGCAGCCGTCATTTTGGGGTTGCCGGGCACATGGGACTTTTCAACTGGAACGTTTCGGCTTGCGGCGTACGGCAAGGCCGCTTCCACACCGGGCGCCGGTTGTCCGGGATCGATGATGAGACGTGCGCCGCATTGCGTGCACTTGCCGGTAGCCTTCTTGCGGGGAACTCGGCCGTCTTTGATGTGGTGAACGGTCTCACACGTCGGGCATACAATTCGCATACGATCCTCCGGGCGTCCGGGTTTGAATTGGGGGGAACGCAATCCGCTGCAATTGATCAACAGGGTTTGCGTCCTCCCGATGGAACGCCTTCCGGAATGCTCCAGGCGCTTATGTTGATACAAGTGGAACGCGATCCAGGCGCTCAAATCTTTCACAATCGCTTTCAACGATCAATCGGCTTTCCGAATGAGGTTCTGAAATGCTTTTTCCAATATATTCACATCGAATGCTCCGAAATCAATATCGGAATGCCGCCGTGAACAGCCTGATGTCATGATGTTCCTATAGGCAAAGGATAGACGACAGATGACTTGAAGGGTCTTGATGCAAAAGGGAAAAAGGTTGAGTCTTCCATACGTCAGGCTTTTTCGTACTGCGACGGAATTCTTATGAGGGAACAGGAAAAAGAATGAGGAAAAAGTTCCTCGGGCACCTTCCGGGCCGTCAAAAGCAATCGGACATTGCACGCGGCTGTGGTATGATGGCAAAAAACCGGCAGGTCCGGATATCCCGGGCGAAGCCAATTTAGACGGGGGAGAAAAGAAATGAGGCTTCCAACGGCCGTTATCGGTATCATGGTGCTTTGCGGACTTACGCTGGCCGGACCGGCATGGGCATCCGGACCGGTGCCTCGCACCCTTACGGGCTGCGTCATTGGCGGGACGCTCTATTCGATTCACCGGGGGTCCGCGGACCCCGCCGGGAAAAAGCAGGTCACCGTCTACCGGATCAATGTCCAGAAACTGAACCTTGCGCCTTACGAGGGAAAGAAAATCCGGGTCCGGGGCGAGCTTCTGCCCCGCGATCGGTTCTACGCCGATCCCTCATCGGTGAGGGTCCTGGGGCCTTGTGACAATGCCTCCCGAAGGGCGATATCCCAACGCTGAAAACAAGCGACGGGGAGGGCGAATGCCGACGGCGGTGCGTTTCACGGCGTCGGCGAAAACGATACCGGCCGCTTCCGATTTGGATACAGGGTGCCGCGGGAATGTGACGATTCTGAACGGTCCGGAGTGCGTTTCATCGGAGCGCGTTCCGGG from Syntrophobacter fumaroxidans MPOB includes these protein-coding regions:
- a CDS encoding RDD family protein, yielding MNKPFRAGGRDRPIPPQRAKRRVPAPKRPIRSDLGKAGSAWRRIVAFALDMGLVAGATFAMTIVLPASFQIPGLPALGLFGALAMLYFGILQSSPGKGQTFGKYITGIQVLDEEGLPLSFFRSVVRFMFTALPACLAVLALPPKTGASTIDATLTAAFLGICLFDVYLFLFGGPMGQSLHDMMLGTYVVAAPKAGRVGREPLWNA